In one Arenibacter antarcticus genomic region, the following are encoded:
- a CDS encoding PAS domain-containing protein encodes MIRDTPAIGNQLLFNQLLIKQLPNATGFIDLDFKVVFASDKWADEFHFESQDIVDKNIHDLIGPISEQWNNCILRCFKGEISESFRESYAGHNHKLKWLQWTLSPWYSENKKIIGAVVQFDDVSQSVNQEQKIEQLEFVLKETVNIGKIGNWKYNQSLDIMNCCSMISTILEVEEGFQYTLDNYINFHKIGYNRNTISMAIYSAMKNRRSWSEKLQIITAKGNYRWVKVSSKPLYNNGIYIGLIGIVQDITDYVLKEHETKSSENLLKTLINNLPLQIYAKDTMSRKLLANRSELDRCGITEESDIIGKDDFDIYDRTTAQKYREEDLEVMISQTPMLNKELKEENPDGTTNYYLSSKIALKGINGETTGLVGITMDISEIKEKEKELKSLIHVSSQQNKKLLNFAHIISHNLRSHSANFSMLLDFLKEEKDEEERIKIFNMLTDSSNSLMETLHNLNDIVSINTEATTNKKIVNLNDHVNNAVNNLSFYLDQNQGTVITSIPKDTYINVVPAYLESIMNHIITNAIKYKKPDTPLVIKFNLSHVQNYTVLSIEDNGLGLDMKKFGKKLFDMYKTFHGNRDAKGLGLYIAKNQIEAMNGKINANSQVGVGTTFNLYFNDEN; translated from the coding sequence ATGATTAGGGACACTCCGGCTATTGGCAATCAACTTCTGTTCAATCAACTTCTGATCAAACAACTACCTAATGCCACTGGGTTTATCGACCTGGATTTTAAAGTAGTATTTGCGTCCGATAAATGGGCAGATGAGTTTCATTTTGAGTCTCAGGATATTGTGGATAAAAACATCCACGATCTTATAGGGCCTATTAGCGAGCAATGGAACAATTGTATTTTGCGGTGTTTTAAAGGGGAAATATCGGAAAGCTTTCGGGAAAGCTATGCTGGTCACAACCATAAATTAAAATGGCTCCAATGGACACTAAGTCCATGGTATTCAGAGAATAAAAAGATTATAGGGGCCGTAGTTCAATTTGACGATGTTAGCCAAAGTGTAAACCAAGAACAAAAAATTGAACAGCTCGAATTTGTCCTAAAAGAAACTGTTAATATAGGGAAAATTGGGAATTGGAAATACAATCAGTCATTAGATATTATGAACTGCTGCTCCATGATCAGCACCATCTTGGAAGTTGAAGAAGGGTTTCAATATACCCTAGATAATTACATCAACTTTCACAAAATTGGGTACAACAGAAATACCATTTCCATGGCCATTTATTCCGCTATGAAAAACAGGCGTTCCTGGAGCGAAAAGCTACAGATCATTACCGCAAAAGGGAACTATCGATGGGTAAAAGTTTCCAGTAAACCACTATACAACAATGGCATTTACATAGGTTTAATCGGTATAGTTCAGGACATTACCGATTATGTCTTAAAAGAACATGAAACAAAAAGCAGCGAAAATCTTTTAAAAACGCTGATCAATAATCTACCACTCCAAATCTATGCAAAGGATACCATGTCTAGAAAACTATTGGCCAACAGATCCGAGTTGGACCGCTGTGGAATAACTGAGGAAAGCGATATTATAGGGAAAGACGATTTCGATATTTACGATAGGACTACCGCACAAAAATATAGGGAAGAGGACTTAGAGGTCATGATCTCACAAACCCCAATGTTGAACAAGGAATTGAAGGAGGAAAATCCGGACGGCACTACCAATTATTACTTAAGTTCAAAAATTGCCTTAAAAGGTATAAATGGGGAAACCACAGGATTGGTTGGCATTACCATGGATATTTCAGAAATAAAGGAAAAGGAAAAGGAACTAAAAAGCCTCATCCACGTTTCGTCACAACAAAACAAAAAACTACTTAATTTCGCACATATCATTTCCCATAACTTACGGTCGCATTCGGCCAATTTCTCCATGTTATTGGACTTTTTAAAGGAGGAAAAAGATGAGGAGGAACGGATAAAAATTTTCAATATGTTGACGGATTCCTCCAACAGCCTAATGGAGACCCTTCACAATTTAAATGACATAGTTTCAATAAATACGGAAGCTACCACTAATAAGAAAATAGTTAATCTTAACGATCATGTCAATAACGCAGTAAATAACCTAAGCTTTTATTTAGATCAGAACCAGGGCACAGTTATTACCTCAATACCAAAAGATACTTACATCAATGTAGTCCCAGCATATCTAGAAAGTATCATGAACCATATTATCACTAATGCCATTAAATACAAAAAACCTGACACCCCTCTCGTAATCAAATTCAACTTAAGTCATGTTCAAAACTATACGGTATTGAGCATAGAGGACAATGGTTTAGGCCTAGATATGAAGAAATTCGGGAAAAAGTTATTCGACATGTACAAAACCTTTCACGGCAACCGCGATGCTAAAGGACTGGGATTGTATATTGCGAAAAATCAGATAGAAGCTATGAACGGAAAAATAAATGCTAACAGTCAAGTAGGAGTAGGAACCACATTTAATTTATATTTTAATGACGAAAATTAA
- the coaD gene encoding pantetheine-phosphate adenylyltransferase encodes MKRRAIFPGSFDPLTLGHYDIIQRGITLFDEIIIAIGVNTDKSYMFSLEERKHFITEAFKDEPKIKVLTYEGLTVDFCKKMNAGFILRGLRNPGDFEFEKAIAHTNRKLSEIDTVFLLTSSGKSYISSSIVRDVIKNKGDYTGLVPNSVRVKLK; translated from the coding sequence ATGAAAAGACGTGCTATTTTTCCTGGGTCATTTGACCCGCTAACATTAGGACATTATGATATAATACAAAGAGGTATTACTCTTTTTGACGAAATCATCATTGCTATTGGTGTAAACACGGATAAGAGCTATATGTTTTCCCTAGAGGAGCGTAAGCATTTTATCACTGAAGCTTTTAAGGACGAGCCCAAAATAAAAGTACTTACCTATGAAGGGTTAACGGTAGATTTCTGCAAAAAAATGAATGCGGGATTTATTTTAAGGGGACTTAGAAATCCTGGAGATTTTGAATTTGAAAAAGCCATAGCCCATACCAACCGTAAACTTTCGGAGATTGACACGGTTTTCCTACTTACTTCATCAGGAAAATCTTATATTAGTTCCTCTATTGTAAGAGACGTCATCAAAAATAAGGGAGATTATACTGGATTAGTGCCAAATTCTGTTCGTGTAAAATTAAAATAA
- a CDS encoding D-alanine--D-alanine ligase: MKKNIAIIMGGHSSEFKISLLSGNVVFNSLDKDKFNLYRIHILKEKWVLVDEHQEEYLVNKHDFTVSLNNQILKFDCVFNAIHGTPGEDGLMQAYFQLLDIPQTSCDYYQASLTFNKRDLLSVLKPYGIKSATSFYLNKGDIVLADEIINKVGLPCFVKANKAGSSFGITKVYHKAELPNAIVNAFLEDDEILIESFLDGTEVSVGVIHYQGKTKVLPITEIISENDFFDYSAKYEGKSQEITPARITKKQEERVVQVAKLAYDTLKMKGFSRSEFIFVGDEPYMLEMNTTPGLTAESILPQQAAAAGISLSELFESTIWEALNEN; this comes from the coding sequence ATGAAAAAAAATATTGCCATCATTATGGGCGGCCACTCTAGCGAGTTCAAAATTTCCCTGTTAAGCGGAAATGTAGTGTTCAACTCTTTGGACAAAGATAAATTTAACCTTTATAGAATTCATATTCTTAAGGAGAAATGGGTCTTGGTAGATGAGCACCAGGAAGAATATTTGGTGAACAAACATGATTTTACCGTATCCCTAAACAACCAGATCCTTAAATTTGATTGTGTATTTAATGCTATACATGGCACTCCGGGCGAGGATGGCTTGATGCAGGCTTATTTTCAACTTTTGGACATTCCACAGACTTCCTGTGATTATTACCAAGCTTCCCTTACTTTTAACAAACGAGACCTGTTAAGCGTATTAAAACCTTATGGCATAAAATCGGCAACCTCCTTTTACCTTAACAAAGGAGATATCGTACTAGCTGATGAGATTATAAATAAAGTGGGATTACCTTGTTTTGTTAAAGCCAACAAGGCAGGTTCTAGCTTTGGCATCACCAAGGTTTATCACAAAGCAGAACTTCCCAATGCCATTGTAAATGCTTTCTTGGAGGACGATGAAATACTTATCGAATCATTTTTAGATGGAACTGAAGTTTCAGTTGGAGTTATTCATTATCAAGGAAAAACGAAGGTCCTTCCCATCACCGAAATTATATCAGAAAACGATTTTTTTGATTATTCAGCGAAATATGAAGGGAAATCGCAGGAAATCACTCCGGCCAGAATCACCAAAAAACAGGAAGAAAGAGTAGTCCAAGTCGCCAAGTTGGCCTATGACACCCTTAAAATGAAAGGTTTTTCTAGGAGTGAGTTTATTTTTGTAGGGGATGAACCCTATATGCTGGAAATGAATACCACCCCAGGTTTAACCGCCGAAAGTATTTTACCACAACAAGCAGCGGCAGCAGGGATTTCTCTATCTGAGCTCTTTGAAAGTACCATTTGGGAGGCATTAAATGAAAATTAG
- a CDS encoding PASTA domain-containing protein: MRNFFRFLISRTFLIQLGLALVVSVLVIFAALQWLKETTNHGEFIEVPDLAGLSVMETRTLIEKSKLRYSVLDSANYNPSYPRFSIIDQNPPAGSQVKEDRKIYITVNPSGYKKVTIPNIIQVTQRNASSMLKAVGLEVERVTYVDELGKDMVYHIKHKGKYITPGDKLPKTSKIELVCGNGDISPRAQVKADSE, translated from the coding sequence ATGCGGAATTTTTTTAGGTTTTTAATAAGCAGGACATTCCTAATACAGTTGGGGTTAGCCTTAGTGGTTTCGGTATTGGTGATCTTTGCTGCTTTGCAGTGGTTAAAAGAAACTACCAATCATGGCGAATTTATTGAGGTACCTGATTTGGCCGGACTTTCGGTTATGGAGACTAGGACTTTAATAGAGAAGTCTAAATTGCGGTATTCTGTTTTGGATTCTGCGAATTACAATCCTTCTTATCCTCGGTTTTCAATAATAGATCAAAACCCTCCAGCTGGCAGTCAGGTGAAGGAGGATAGAAAAATTTATATTACCGTTAATCCATCGGGATATAAAAAAGTTACCATCCCCAATATTATCCAAGTAACTCAAAGGAACGCAAGTTCTATGCTTAAGGCCGTAGGGTTGGAAGTTGAACGGGTGACCTATGTGGATGAGCTGGGAAAGGATATGGTATATCATATAAAACATAAAGGAAAATATATTACCCCTGGGGATAAGTTACCAAAAACATCCAAGATAGAATTGGTTTGTGGTAATGGTGATATTTCTCCAAGAGCCCAGGTTAAGGCAGATTCAGAATAA
- a CDS encoding RluA family pseudouridine synthase, which yields MEEKEDYELNEEELFEHHSFTASKGQDPLRVDKYLMNFIENATRNKIQQAAKDGNIWVNGTIVKQNYKVKAGDHIRVLFAHPPHELLLIPENIPLDIVYEDDVLLVVNKPAGMVVHPGHGNYSGTLINALLYHQENLPKNSDDRPGLVHRIDKDTSGLLVVAKTEAAMTHLAKQFFEKSSEREYVALVWGNMDEDDGTIEGHVGRNPKNRLQMMVFPEGEQGKEAVTHFKVLERFGYVTMISCNLETGRTHQIRVHLKYIGHTLFNDERYGGERILKGTTFTKYKQFVDNAFKILPRQALHAKTLGFVHPVSGEYMKFNSEIPEDMANCIEKWRQYAKHSQGE from the coding sequence ATGGAAGAAAAAGAGGATTATGAATTAAATGAGGAGGAACTTTTTGAGCATCATAGTTTTACCGCATCAAAAGGACAGGACCCCTTAAGGGTAGATAAGTATTTAATGAATTTCATTGAAAACGCTACTAGGAATAAAATACAACAGGCGGCAAAGGATGGGAATATATGGGTGAACGGGACCATTGTAAAACAAAATTATAAGGTTAAGGCCGGCGATCATATACGTGTATTATTCGCGCACCCTCCGCACGAACTCTTGTTGATCCCAGAAAACATACCTTTAGATATTGTCTATGAGGACGATGTTCTATTGGTGGTAAACAAGCCTGCAGGAATGGTGGTTCATCCTGGTCACGGGAACTATTCGGGAACCTTGATCAATGCCCTTTTATACCATCAGGAGAATTTACCAAAAAACAGTGATGACCGTCCCGGGTTGGTCCATAGGATAGATAAAGATACCTCTGGGCTTTTGGTTGTGGCAAAGACGGAAGCGGCCATGACCCATCTAGCAAAACAGTTTTTTGAAAAATCTAGCGAGCGCGAATATGTTGCGTTGGTATGGGGGAATATGGACGAAGACGATGGAACCATAGAAGGTCATGTTGGACGAAATCCAAAAAATAGGCTTCAAATGATGGTGTTTCCCGAAGGGGAGCAAGGTAAGGAGGCGGTGACCCATTTTAAAGTGTTGGAAAGGTTTGGATATGTAACCATGATTTCCTGTAACTTAGAAACGGGAAGAACACATCAAATTAGGGTTCATTTAAAGTACATTGGCCATACTCTGTTCAATGATGAGCGCTACGGGGGAGAGAGAATCCTGAAAGGAACCACCTTTACCAAATACAAGCAATTTGTGGATAATGCCTTTAAAATTTTGCCAAGGCAGGCACTACATGCCAAAACATTGGGATTTGTACATCCCGTTTCTGGGGAGTATATGAAGTTCAATTCGGAGATCCCTGAAGATATGGCGAATTGCATTGAAAAATGGAGGCAGTACGCCAAACACAGTCAGGGAGAATAA
- the yaaA gene encoding peroxide stress protein YaaA yields MKIVISPAKTLDFESKLPIKEYSQPLFLEEAARLNKVLQKKKPIALSELMGISDKLAQLNWERNQEFSIPFTPENARPAVYAFNGDVYQGLDAYSIAPEKMTQLQDQLRILSGLYGILKPLDLMQPYRLEMGTTLKVGRKKNLYEFWKKQLTDHLNMELQDEELFVNLASNEYFGAVDEKKLKVPVITPIFKDWKNDNLKVISFFAKKARGTMVRYLLESNAKTLEDVKGFDQEGYLYSMEHTLKENQPVFIR; encoded by the coding sequence ATGAAAATAGTTATATCGCCAGCAAAAACGTTGGATTTTGAAAGCAAATTACCAATAAAGGAATACTCCCAACCACTATTTCTTGAAGAAGCCGCACGATTAAATAAAGTTTTACAGAAAAAAAAGCCCATTGCGCTGTCGGAATTAATGGGAATTTCGGATAAATTGGCACAGCTTAACTGGGAGCGCAACCAAGAGTTTTCCATTCCCTTTACACCAGAAAATGCAAGGCCTGCCGTCTATGCCTTTAACGGGGACGTATACCAAGGTTTGGATGCGTATTCCATTGCTCCCGAAAAAATGACCCAACTCCAGGACCAGCTACGAATTTTATCAGGACTTTATGGTATTCTTAAACCATTGGATCTTATGCAGCCGTACAGACTGGAAATGGGCACCACCTTAAAGGTGGGGAGGAAAAAAAATCTGTACGAATTTTGGAAAAAACAACTTACCGATCATTTGAATATGGAACTGCAAGACGAGGAGTTGTTTGTAAATTTGGCAAGCAATGAATATTTTGGTGCCGTGGATGAAAAAAAGCTAAAAGTACCCGTAATCACTCCAATATTTAAGGATTGGAAAAATGACAACTTAAAGGTGATTAGTTTTTTTGCCAAAAAAGCAAGGGGAACTATGGTTCGTTATTTATTGGAATCCAATGCCAAAACTTTGGAGGATGTTAAGGGTTTTGATCAAGAAGGTTATTTGTATAGTATGGAGCATACCTTGAAGGAAAATCAGCCAGTATTCATCAGATAG